The Neurospora crassa OR74A linkage group I, whole genome shotgun sequence genome segment AATGCGCTCCGTCGGTTCGTGCGCAGTCAGCAATCAAGTGTGTGTTTCCATCAAAAATGGTGGTTGGGTTAGTTTGTATAAGTGTTAGGCTGATGCCTGGCGCAAGCAAGTGGCGAGAGCCGCCGCCTAGAAGTATCAAACCAAAACAAAGTtcctaaaaaggaaaagcgCAAATCGAGATGGAAAGGTGGAGGCAAAAAGCACTCACCATTTTGATGGACAACAGACCGGTTAATGCCAAGAGCGTGTCAGAGGAAGAGAGTCGCGTATTCAGACGTTCACCATACATATGTGAACACTGAGCTAACCTCACCTGTTCTGGCGGGTGTTGTACAAACACTATGGACACTTCACGTGCAAATGCAGGTCGCGTGTTGGTAAGGTGATGACTCCTCGTCCAGTGTCCCGGTTTGTTTGGTTGAGAAAGGGGATCCGGGAAGCGCCTTGAGGGATTGGAGCGCGAACTGCCCACTATTTCCACGCGCCGCGACTGCCCGCCTTGCGGCCTGGGAACCTGCAAAGAAGTTCATGCATGCCCTTAAATCCTTCCCCTGACAGCAACGCTCGGGCCCGTCACGGTTGCTGGGGACCTTCCCGCGGTAACCTAGTCAGCTGTGGGGTTATTGGAGGCTGGTTCGTTTCTGCAGTCGTGTAAACAttgatatttaatatttgcATCTCGTCAGTTCCGTCCCTCCAAGCTTGGCGTCAACTGCCAAACTACATTTGTTCTTTGCGCCTCCCATCCCCCATCTCAACCTTCATACATCTCCTAAGGTTGGCGCCGCCCCTCCTTGGTTGCAGGTACGTCGCCCTTCACCTCGCGGTTCATAAGTCTTTATTAACCTGTTGAGTTAGTACTTTTATCAACCTTCACCTCGATTATCCAACAGATATTGGTCTTCTTTGTTTTGCGATATTAGCCTCTTCGCCTGCTTTTCAGTTCGCCGACACAAACCGATTATCCTACACCAAGCATGGGAGATATCCAGAACTCTGCGCCCACTTTTGGCGCTAGGAAGAATATCGACCCCAGTCAAAATGCCGTCAAGAGGTCAGTCCACTTTTCACTGAGCTGGTGCATGTTTGATAGACAATGAATATGTTGATGTATCGGCCACTGACTGTTAATGACTGCAAACAGATTGCAGACGGAGCTTATGCAGCTAATGACATCGCCGGCGCCGGGCGTGTCTGCCTTCCCCTCTGCCGACGGCAATCTCCTTTCGTGGCGGGCTACCATCGAGGGACCTGAGGATACCCCTTATGCCGGCCTCACCTTCAAGCTTAGTTTTGAATTTCCTGCGAATTATCCTTACGCGCCGCCTACGGTGCTGTTCAGAACCCCGATCTACCATCCCAACGTGGACTTTTCTGGACGCATCTGTCTCGACATCCTCAAGGATAAGTGGACTGCTGCTTACAACACTCAGACCGTCCTTCTGAGCTTGCAATCCCTGCTTGGAGAGCCGAACAAGTAAGGACTTCACATGCTCTCTCATTCAATTTCTACGAGATCAGAGCTAACACCCATCACAGTGCTTCCCCGCTCAACGGCGAGGCGGCTGAGCTTTGGGACAAGGACCCGACCTTGTTCAAGACCAAGGTCATGGACCGTCACAGGGACATTGACGACGACTGAAGGCAAAATGCAGGAGCAGTTTAGGAGAGCATTGGGTTGGGAGAAATTGGTTTATTCTCGAGGTTGGAATCCCTGGCGTATTGGTCTCTGGAACAGGATTGCATTATCAGGGCGGGTTTGTTTAATGGGTATCCCGTTGTTGCTCGCGTCTGCTACCGGTTGCAGACTGGCTTTATGAAGTACATCAAGCATTGGTTGTAATGGACAGTATATCGTCCATAGAGCGTATCATTTTTCATGACGAAGCCCCTGCCTGACCATCTGCGACGCCCTCACACTGCGATTGTCTTCCCTCATCGTTGCTGGAGGCGGTTTGGTGGTATCGAAGGTGCCGTGTTCCATTTTACGAACCCTTTATTCGTAATGCGAAGCTAGATGCCATGCGAAAACTCCGGAAGCCCAATGCCGCCCTGAACCTGAACCGCGGTCCCTTCGTGCCAAAAATTCGTCTTGCCAGAACACCCAAATTTACTCCTCAACGACAACGGTGTGGAGACCCTTGGGGTTCTTCACGTTGACGGCCTGGACGTAGCTGTAGAGCTTCTCCTTGGcgccctcctcgtcgttACGGCGGCGCGAGATACGGACACGGAGACGGTAGGCAACGCCCTTGACACCCTGCTCCCAGACCTTCTTGTTGAGCTGGGGGTCGATGCGGACATCGGTGGTACCCTATAAATCACAGAGTCATGTCAGTCTTTGGTGTTCGTTCAAACTGACCACGCTGTGTCCCCAGCTCCAATGTCGTCCCCATAGCTCCAGTTCCTCCAGATCGGGTTGGTGTTCGTCGCTGCAAAAACGTACCATCGCCTTGTAAGCGAactccttgatctccttgATGGCGCGAGGAGCCCTCTTCTTGAAGGTGACACCGTGCATCTGCGCCAGGGTCAATATTCCGTCTTCTTTCGTCGGGTCGGTTGTTCGGTACTGCTTACGCGCTTGTGCATGTGGATGGTGTACTCGCGG includes the following:
- a CDS encoding ubiquitin-conjugating enzyme E yields the protein MGDIQNSAPTFGARKNIDPSQNAVKRLQTELMQLMTSPAPGVSAFPSADGNLLSWRATIEGPEDTPYAGLTFKLSFEFPANYPYAPPTVLFRTPIYHPNVDFSGRICLDILKDKWTAAYNTQTVLLSLQSLLGEPNNASPLNGEAAELWDKDPTLFKTKVMDRHRDIDDD
- a CDS encoding 60S ribosomal protein L31 → MSSKKPTGKTQRSAIADVVAREYTIHMHKRMHGVTFKKRAPRAIKEIKEFAYKAMGTTDVRIDPQLNKKVWEQGVKGVAYRLRVRISRRRNDEEGAKEKLYSYVQAVNVKNPKGLHTVVVEE